In one Thermodesulfobacteriota bacterium genomic region, the following are encoded:
- a CDS encoding thiamine pyrophosphate-dependent enzyme, which produces MAISYDKKVENQLLLDGGNEYFGSGAVVILKSLLESGISYFASYPGSPTATVTSLVDKVKHTVLRDIGIYAEESTNEAAAAAALRSSISNPIRGAVAFKVVGFNVAADAIAHIASSGVTGGALILVGEDYGCNNTIVAEKTLPYAYKSGLPILDASASLQHLSDLIHDGFALSEYSGSLVIVLVRSRVGYMSEVVKARDNKRPEKVQVKEEILEKLTFPPYTQIQEAEKYTLRLPKATEFIKEAGINRVYNHSSNKSIGIITHGVLMNMVLRALNSIDEDCPVYSLHCLYPIVENEVAEFLADKEEVLIVEEGMPNILEKEIRAVAQANGISTKILGKEIIPKAGEVSYETVLGGLSKFFQVQVEVKGEISALEIPERRPTFCTGCPERPIFSAIKILKKQNPEARLLFSSDIGCYALGGLPPFDFKASVTGMGTGMASSGALSRAGKNEERVISFMGDGTFWHSGLTTSVANALRNDQDAVLVVFYNYHTAMTGHQRNLSTPREVIKLKKVKEN; this is translated from the coding sequence ATGGCTATCTCTTACGATAAAAAAGTCGAAAATCAACTGCTTCTTGATGGTGGAAATGAGTACTTTGGGAGCGGAGCAGTTGTAATTCTTAAATCCTTGCTGGAGAGCGGCATTTCCTATTTTGCCAGCTATCCGGGCTCTCCTACCGCAACAGTTACCAGCCTGGTGGATAAGGTAAAACATACCGTACTTCGGGACATTGGCATTTACGCCGAGGAATCGACAAACGAAGCGGCAGCGGCAGCGGCACTCCGGTCATCGATAAGTAACCCTATACGCGGCGCGGTTGCTTTTAAAGTAGTTGGATTTAACGTTGCGGCGGATGCGATTGCACATATAGCGTCGTCCGGAGTTACAGGCGGAGCGCTAATCCTGGTGGGAGAGGATTACGGTTGCAACAACACGATAGTCGCCGAAAAAACCCTTCCCTATGCTTATAAATCCGGGCTTCCCATACTGGATGCGAGCGCATCGCTCCAGCATCTTTCGGATTTAATACACGACGGGTTTGCGCTTTCCGAATACTCCGGCTCGCTGGTGATCGTGCTTGTTAGGAGCCGGGTCGGGTATATGTCCGAAGTGGTCAAGGCTAGAGATAATAAAAGACCGGAAAAGGTTCAGGTAAAAGAAGAGATACTGGAGAAGTTGACTTTCCCTCCTTATACCCAGATACAGGAGGCAGAAAAATATACCCTAAGACTGCCCAAGGCCACTGAATTCATAAAGGAAGCAGGGATAAACAGAGTGTATAACCACAGCTCAAATAAAAGCATAGGCATTATCACTCACGGGGTATTGATGAACATGGTGCTGAGGGCACTTAACTCGATCGATGAAGACTGTCCCGTTTATTCCCTTCACTGCCTATATCCGATTGTAGAAAACGAGGTGGCTGAGTTTCTCGCCGATAAAGAAGAGGTGCTTATTGTCGAGGAAGGAATGCCTAACATCCTGGAGAAGGAGATTAGGGCAGTAGCCCAAGCAAACGGAATCAGCACAAAGATTTTGGGGAAAGAGATTATTCCAAAAGCGGGTGAAGTTTCCTACGAAACCGTGCTTGGCGGGCTGTCTAAATTTTTCCAGGTACAAGTGGAAGTAAAAGGCGAAATTTCCGCTCTGGAAATTCCGGAAAGGCGTCCAACGTTCTGCACCGGCTGTCCGGAGAGGCCGATCTTCTCGGCAATCAAGATACTTAAGAAGCAAAACCCGGAAGCGAGGCTTCTCTTCAGCAGCGATATCGGGTGTTATGCCTTGGGTGGACTGCCTCCTTTTGATTTTAAGGCTTCAGTCACCGGAATGGGAACGGGAATGGCCAGTTCCGGCGCACTCTCCAGGGCGGGAAAAAACGAAGAAAGAGTGATCTCATTCATGGGAGACGGTACGTTCTGGCATAGCGGACTCACCACCAGTGTGGCAAATGCTCTCAGAAACGACCAGGACGCCGTGCTCGTGGTCTTTTATAACTATCATACGGCAATGACCGGGCATCAAAGGAACCTCTCCACCCCGAGGGAGGTTATAAAGCTAAAGAAAGTTAAGGAGAATTAG
- a CDS encoding acyl-CoA dehydrogenase family protein — MWLFREEHEIFRRSVRQFVEKEVVPYTEEWEEKGEIPRSIWRRMGELGFLGIEYPEEYGGAGADFIYTLVFMEEISRCGAMGFPISVSVHTDMASPYLHLGTEEQKKKYLAKIIKGENVCAVAVTEPSGGSDVAGIHTYAKRDGRHYILNGSKIFITNGVNADIYFVMARVGEINEKVRHKGISIFIVEKETPGLKVGRKLNKMGWLCSDTAELFFEDCRVPGENLLGEEGEGFREIMKNFQRERLVLSITAVSASQRAVEDTIAYARERVAFAHPLSKLQAIRHKIADMLTQVEAARQLTYYISWRFNQGKATDMEVSMTKLFTTEMANRIAYEALQIHGGYGYMREFPIERFYRDARALTIGAGTSEIMKEIIAKRLDL, encoded by the coding sequence ATGTGGCTTTTTAGGGAAGAACACGAAATCTTTAGACGGAGCGTTCGTCAGTTCGTGGAAAAAGAGGTGGTCCCCTATACCGAGGAGTGGGAAGAAAAGGGGGAGATTCCCCGCTCTATATGGAGACGAATGGGCGAGCTTGGTTTCCTGGGAATAGAATATCCCGAAGAATACGGAGGAGCGGGAGCGGATTTTATCTACACCTTAGTTTTCATGGAGGAAATCTCAAGATGTGGGGCAATGGGATTCCCTATAAGCGTAAGCGTGCATACGGATATGGCTTCTCCCTATCTTCACCTGGGGACAGAGGAGCAAAAGAAAAAATACCTTGCCAAAATAATCAAAGGTGAGAATGTATGTGCCGTCGCAGTCACAGAGCCGAGCGGAGGGTCAGATGTGGCCGGTATTCACACCTATGCAAAGCGCGACGGCAGGCACTACATTTTAAACGGAAGCAAGATTTTTATCACCAACGGTGTTAACGCCGACATCTATTTCGTGATGGCCAGGGTGGGTGAGATAAACGAAAAAGTTCGCCATAAAGGGATTTCCATTTTCATCGTGGAGAAAGAAACCCCCGGTTTAAAGGTCGGAAGGAAACTAAACAAGATGGGATGGCTCTGTTCTGATACAGCGGAGCTTTTCTTTGAAGACTGCCGGGTACCCGGTGAAAATCTACTTGGAGAGGAAGGCGAGGGATTTCGTGAGATTATGAAGAATTTTCAGCGGGAGAGACTGGTACTATCTATAACAGCGGTTTCCGCCTCACAAAGAGCGGTTGAAGACACGATTGCTTATGCACGGGAAAGGGTCGCTTTCGCTCATCCCCTATCAAAATTACAGGCAATCCGACACAAGATTGCCGACATGCTTACCCAGGTGGAAGCTGCGCGTCAGCTTACGTACTATATCTCTTGGCGTTTTAACCAAGGAAAAGCAACAGATATGGAAGTCTCCATGACTAAGCTTTTTACCACTGAAATGGCAAACCGTATTGCTTATGAGGCGCTCCAGATTCATGGTGGATACGGGTACATGCGGGAGTTCCCCATAGAGCGATTCTACAGGGATGCAAGAGCCCTCACCATCGGGGCCGGCACCTCGGAAATAATGAAGGAGATTATAGCAAAAAGGCTCGACCTTTGA
- a CDS encoding thiolase family protein: MKVAIIGVGQTAYGEKKNQSIDEMVFEATKNALEDSGLEREEVESVVTAGSDGLDGCAISNMLTAGSSGAYLKDEVKVSGGGIYGLVLGYLRVASGAFDNSLIVSWTKSSGVSVELISNLAYDPFYLRDCGFNLVTSLAFEASIYMHKTKTKDKDAAEIVLKNRENASRNPLAHLIDKPLMRKTSLSKYISYPLRECHLPPSSDGACALVIASERRARSLKKNCAWVTGLGWAIDGYYADDRLVETRHGVSLHSLKKSSEMAFTMARIKNPLEEIDVAEVSDVTPFHEMMLYETLGFCTDGNGKELIREGITKLDGKLPVNPSGGILSSNPIFASSLVRVAEAALQVMGKAAGRQVKNVDIALAQGFTWHSTQGSCTVILRN; this comes from the coding sequence TTGAAGGTTGCAATAATCGGCGTTGGCCAAACCGCGTATGGAGAAAAGAAAAACCAATCGATTGATGAGATGGTATTTGAAGCCACAAAGAATGCTCTAGAAGATTCCGGACTGGAGAGGGAAGAAGTAGAAAGCGTCGTCACTGCCGGCTCAGACGGTCTCGATGGATGCGCTATATCCAATATGCTGACTGCGGGCTCTTCCGGCGCTTACTTGAAGGATGAAGTCAAAGTGTCGGGCGGCGGCATTTACGGGCTTGTTCTGGGGTATCTGAGAGTGGCTTCCGGTGCTTTTGATAACTCACTCATTGTGAGCTGGACTAAATCATCTGGAGTCTCGGTAGAGTTAATAAGTAATCTAGCCTATGATCCATTTTATCTGAGAGACTGCGGTTTCAATCTTGTAACCTCACTCGCCTTTGAAGCTTCCATCTACATGCATAAAACCAAGACTAAAGATAAAGACGCGGCGGAGATAGTCCTTAAGAACAGAGAAAACGCCTCTAGAAATCCACTCGCTCATCTAATTGACAAGCCCTTGATGAGGAAAACAAGTTTGAGCAAGTACATTTCCTACCCACTTCGGGAATGCCATCTTCCGCCGAGCTCAGACGGAGCGTGTGCACTAGTAATCGCTTCAGAAAGGAGAGCCAGGTCGCTCAAGAAGAATTGTGCTTGGGTAACGGGGCTTGGATGGGCAATAGATGGTTATTATGCCGATGATAGATTGGTAGAGACACGCCATGGCGTCTCTCTACATTCCTTGAAAAAATCCTCCGAAATGGCCTTTACCATGGCACGGATCAAAAATCCACTGGAGGAGATTGACGTCGCCGAGGTGAGCGATGTTACTCCCTTTCATGAGATGATGTTATACGAAACCCTTGGTTTTTGCACTGATGGAAATGGAAAGGAACTGATAAGAGAGGGGATTACAAAACTCGACGGAAAGCTTCCGGTGAATCCTTCCGGTGGAATTCTCTCTTCAAACCCGATTTTTGCGTCGAGTCTGGTGAGGGTGGCTGAAGCAGCACTTCAAGTAATGGGAAAGGCAGCCGGAAGGCAAGTGAAAAATGTAGATATAGCTTTGGCGCAAGGATTTACCTGGCACTCTACCCAAGGCAGTTGCACGGTGATTCTTAGGAATTAG
- a CDS encoding thiolase family protein, with translation MKPRNIGIIGVGQTKYVTRRDDVTLPELAREAAVLALEDAGIAFNDLDGMVFSLALDALEGTEGAERWCADAVGGRRIPFIRVHTGGATGGSATHAGFLHIASGLFDCILVIGAEKMGETPDAQKVLNQIFDPVYERSVAINAVNMCSFQAARHMKKYGTTEYQMALVAVRSRKNALRNPHAHIRKEIKVEDVLTSRVICYPLKLYDCCPRSTGACAVVIASEKFIKKLGKKNIAWIKGIAACTGTYYMGDRMDGSSANDHADADGLFLAAKRAYQMAGIDNPRKEIDVAEIYAPFTSTELAAVEALGFCGKGESGKYNEKGLFDMEGGIPVNPSGGVLTANPISVTALARVAEASLQVTGKAGERQVSKSKTAVATGEGGSLQFYTVTVLSNKT, from the coding sequence ATGAAACCACGTAACATCGGGATCATAGGAGTAGGACAGACGAAGTACGTTACCAGAAGGGATGACGTGACTTTGCCCGAACTGGCCAGGGAAGCGGCAGTCCTAGCTTTGGAAGATGCAGGAATAGCTTTCAACGATTTAGATGGAATGGTCTTTTCATTGGCACTGGATGCGTTAGAGGGAACGGAAGGAGCGGAAAGATGGTGTGCAGATGCGGTTGGTGGCCGGAGGATACCGTTTATCAGGGTTCACACCGGAGGTGCTACCGGGGGTTCCGCAACACATGCCGGGTTTCTTCATATTGCATCCGGTCTTTTCGATTGCATTCTTGTCATAGGGGCTGAAAAGATGGGCGAGACGCCGGATGCACAAAAGGTGCTTAATCAAATCTTCGACCCCGTATATGAAAGATCTGTCGCTATCAATGCGGTAAATATGTGCTCATTTCAGGCGGCGAGGCATATGAAAAAATACGGAACTACCGAATACCAGATGGCTCTCGTGGCAGTGAGAAGTAGAAAAAACGCGCTAAGAAACCCGCATGCTCACATCAGAAAAGAAATCAAGGTGGAAGACGTTTTAACTTCGAGGGTGATTTGTTATCCGCTAAAACTATATGATTGCTGTCCAAGGTCGACCGGGGCATGTGCTGTGGTCATTGCTTCTGAAAAGTTTATAAAGAAACTCGGCAAAAAGAATATAGCCTGGATAAAGGGTATTGCCGCTTGCACGGGTACCTACTATATGGGAGACAGGATGGATGGGTCATCAGCTAACGACCATGCCGATGCGGACGGTTTATTCTTGGCCGCAAAAAGGGCTTATCAGATGGCCGGGATAGATAATCCCAGGAAGGAAATTGACGTCGCAGAAATTTACGCTCCTTTTACCTCCACGGAGCTTGCCGCTGTCGAGGCCCTTGGATTCTGTGGGAAAGGTGAGTCAGGGAAATATAACGAAAAGGGATTGTTTGATATGGAAGGAGGGATACCGGTAAATCCATCCGGAGGAGTGCTTACGGCAAACCCGATAAGCGTTACCGCTTTGGCCCGGGTTGCAGAAGCCTCACTTCAGGTAACCGGAAAAGCCGGAGAAAGACAGGTTAGCAAATCGAAAACGGCAGTTGCTACGGGTGAAGGCGGGTCCCTTCAGTTTTATACGGTGACGGTTTTGTCGAACAAAACTTAA
- a CDS encoding Zn-ribbon domain-containing OB-fold protein yields the protein MNEEDLIFIPQRWDLKFHHAAGETGTRFFKAIMEQKEILGKKCPKCKRVLLPPRSFCERCFVETTEWMKIGSEGTIQAFTIVYEKFEGLPDPPYAIAYVLLDGANTAMANFVKGIDLSDIKKAFKRIKIGAKVQVAFRKKRQGRITDFWYELK from the coding sequence ATGAATGAAGAGGACCTAATATTCATTCCCCAGCGCTGGGACCTAAAGTTTCATCATGCTGCCGGAGAGACGGGAACTAGGTTCTTTAAAGCCATCATGGAGCAAAAGGAAATTTTGGGGAAGAAGTGTCCAAAGTGTAAAAGGGTACTTCTTCCTCCCCGCTCATTTTGCGAAAGGTGTTTTGTCGAAACGACCGAGTGGATGAAGATCGGCAGCGAGGGCACGATTCAAGCCTTTACCATAGTCTATGAAAAATTTGAAGGACTTCCCGACCCACCATATGCCATTGCTTACGTTTTGTTAGATGGAGCAAACACGGCGATGGCCAACTTCGTAAAGGGAATAGACTTGAGCGACATAAAGAAGGCATTTAAGCGCATAAAAATCGGGGCAAAGGTGCAGGTAGCCTTCAGGAAAAAGAGACAGGGAAGAATTACAGATTTCTGGTACGAGCTAAAATAG
- a CDS encoding deoxyhypusine synthase family protein, with translation MYKQKKAEKKEVFTRKVKAIEVEAPKTVSKLLAEMSRTGFQGRNLAQVVDVMEEMISDKNTTILFGYAGSLSTTGQWKIINWLIENRFIDILVPTGANISEDIVDAMGFGYWQGNHLVDNEELFREGFNRYYDVYGKESDYLEMTELIAEFIMTLDQEYKYSSREFLYLFGRWLGQRKIRSIVTVAAEKGVPIFCPAIADSPYGDAALIAKSRGFNLTIDAIKDYVEFMTLGEKVKNTGVIYIGGGVPKDFIQLFAVTGDLLYKNREIPNRKDGLKRSSTNETYYPHKYAVQITTDSPQWGGLSGCTFEEAVSWGKESPTGRFIQCYCEATIALPIVAHALAERVKSRRKGIDFSRSFNIG, from the coding sequence TTGTATAAACAGAAAAAGGCAGAAAAAAAAGAGGTATTTACCCGGAAGGTTAAGGCAATAGAAGTAGAGGCACCGAAGACCGTCTCTAAACTCCTGGCAGAGATGTCCCGCACCGGGTTTCAGGGTAGAAACCTGGCCCAGGTGGTTGACGTCATGGAGGAGATGATCAGCGATAAGAATACTACCATACTTTTCGGTTATGCCGGTTCCTTATCAACGACCGGACAGTGGAAGATAATTAACTGGTTAATAGAAAACAGGTTTATTGATATTTTAGTCCCGACCGGGGCAAATATTTCTGAGGATATCGTGGATGCCATGGGCTTTGGTTATTGGCAGGGAAACCACCTGGTTGATAACGAAGAGCTATTCAGAGAGGGTTTTAATAGATACTACGATGTTTACGGGAAAGAAAGCGATTACCTGGAGATGACCGAACTGATAGCAGAATTCATAATGACACTCGACCAGGAGTATAAATATTCCTCGAGAGAATTTCTTTATCTTTTCGGAAGATGGCTCGGACAAAGAAAGATAAGAAGTATCGTCACGGTAGCCGCGGAAAAGGGCGTTCCCATCTTCTGCCCGGCCATAGCGGACAGCCCTTACGGCGATGCCGCCCTGATTGCTAAGAGCCGGGGTTTTAACCTGACCATTGATGCTATAAAGGATTATGTCGAGTTTATGACACTAGGAGAGAAGGTTAAAAACACCGGAGTTATATACATAGGAGGAGGCGTACCCAAGGACTTCATCCAGCTTTTTGCTGTAACCGGGGACCTGCTCTACAAGAATAGGGAAATTCCCAACAGGAAAGATGGTCTTAAGCGAAGCAGTACGAATGAAACATATTATCCGCACAAATACGCCGTCCAGATAACCACCGACTCGCCCCAGTGGGGAGGGCTTTCCGGATGTACGTTTGAGGAGGCGGTTTCCTGGGGAAAAGAGTCACCCACCGGGAGGTTCATCCAATGCTATTGTGAAGCGACTATAGCCCTGCCCATAGTTGCTCATGCCTTGGCGGAAAGGGTAAAGTCGAGGAGAAAGGGGATAGATTTCTCCCGTTCATTTAATATCGGCTGA
- a CDS encoding type II toxin-antitoxin system RelE/ParE family toxin, with the protein MASSYKLKLSDDVRDLVSHLHPEIKRKVRTALSKIIKDPLSGKGLRGELQGMRSLRVSKFRIIYRPVPDIIEVIAIGPRRTIYEETLRLIRKERREKS; encoded by the coding sequence ATGGCCTCCTCCTACAAGCTGAAATTGTCCGACGATGTTCGAGACCTAGTTAGCCACCTCCATCCAGAGATCAAACGGAAGGTTCGTACGGCGCTTTCAAAAATAATAAAAGACCCTCTAAGTGGAAAAGGCCTTCGCGGAGAGTTACAAGGAATGAGGAGCCTACGGGTGAGCAAATTTCGAATCATTTATCGCCCGGTTCCCGATATCATAGAGGTAATTGCGATCGGGCCAAGGCGCACGATTTATGAAGAGACGCTTAGACTCATAAGGAAGGAGCGGCGAGAGAAGTCATAA
- a CDS encoding type II toxin-antitoxin system Phd/YefM family antitoxin: MKVLPLSEVKMKLSELVEEVSSRDEEITITKNGKPVAILVSPDEFDSWKETLAIRADEELMSEIRRGLKDLKKKRKLYTLEELFED, translated from the coding sequence ATGAAAGTCCTGCCCTTATCCGAAGTTAAGATGAAGTTAAGTGAGCTGGTAGAAGAGGTCTCATCCAGAGACGAGGAGATTACTATTACTAAAAATGGTAAACCTGTGGCCATACTGGTCAGCCCGGATGAATTCGATAGCTGGAAGGAGACCCTGGCTATTCGCGCTGATGAAGAACTAATGTCCGAGATCCGAAGAGGCTTGAAAGACCTCAAGAAAAAAAGAAAGCTCTATACATTAGAGGAATTGTTCGAGGACTAA
- the leuS gene encoding leucine--tRNA ligase: protein MKESYDPQKIEEKWHRIWEEKKLYEVSEDPEKKKYYVLEMFPYPSGRIHMGHVRNYTIGDVIARYKRTRGFNVLHPIGWDAFGLPAENAAIQHGVHPAKWTYENISQMKQQLKRLGFSYDWTREIATCDPSYYKWEQMVFTRMFERGLAYRKSSIVNWCPSCETVLANEQVEDGRCWRCKSEVQAKEMEGWFFKITEYTEELLEWADKLKEGWPDRVLAMQRNWIGKSTGAEIDFPLEEAINGEISLRIFTTRPDTVFGVTFMCIAPEHPISEKLVRGKPQEKEALLFINRIKKQSDVERVAEGARKEGVFTGSYCINPFNDERVPIYIANFVLMGYGTGIIMCVPAHDQRDFEFAKEYGLPIKIVIRPGGAIHESPLNVEDMEHAYEEPGIMVNSGEFSGLPSEAGKEKVIQHVESKGFGKRQVNYRLRDWGISRQRYWGAPIPVVYCDNCGAVPVPDEELPVELPLDVEFTGKGGSPLAKLEGFIKTKCPKCGEDARRETDTMDTFVESSWYFLRYPSPNYDKGMFDEEKVRYWLPVDQYIGGIEHAILHLLYARFYTKVLRDLDMGSLDEPFSNLLTQGMVIKDGAKMSKSIGNIVDPDDMIEKYGADTVRVFMLFAAPVQKDLDWSDEGIEGAYRFLNRVWRLVYDFRMRIAECGIKDFPNPKSAGPQSKELLVKVHKTIKKVTDDLERFQFNTAIAAVMELYNSISRFEPEGNDDFAVLREAVEAIVRLLYPMAPHISEELWQALGFEETLVDKPWIEWNKELVESAAITVVLQVNGKVRSQVLMDSDSGQEEMKEAAFSDEKVKNYIAGKEIKKVIVVPKKLVNIVV, encoded by the coding sequence ATGAAAGAGAGCTACGACCCGCAAAAGATAGAAGAGAAGTGGCATAGAATCTGGGAGGAGAAGAAGCTATACGAGGTATCCGAGGACCCGGAAAAGAAAAAATATTATGTCCTAGAAATGTTTCCCTACCCATCGGGAAGAATCCACATGGGACACGTGAGAAACTACACCATAGGGGATGTCATTGCCCGGTACAAGAGGACTAGAGGATTTAACGTACTCCACCCCATAGGCTGGGATGCTTTCGGCCTTCCCGCAGAAAACGCCGCTATTCAGCATGGCGTCCATCCAGCTAAGTGGACCTACGAGAATATTTCTCAGATGAAACAGCAGTTAAAGCGGCTGGGCTTCAGCTACGACTGGACCAGGGAGATTGCCACCTGCGACCCCTCTTATTACAAGTGGGAGCAGATGGTCTTTACTCGGATGTTTGAGCGCGGGCTTGCCTACAGAAAATCCTCGATAGTGAACTGGTGCCCCTCCTGCGAGACGGTCTTAGCAAACGAACAGGTGGAAGATGGAAGGTGCTGGAGATGTAAATCCGAAGTTCAGGCTAAGGAGATGGAGGGATGGTTCTTCAAGATCACCGAGTATACGGAAGAACTCTTGGAGTGGGCAGATAAACTGAAGGAGGGCTGGCCGGACCGGGTGCTGGCCATGCAGAGGAACTGGATTGGAAAGAGCACCGGGGCGGAAATAGATTTTCCCCTCGAAGAAGCGATAAATGGAGAGATTAGTCTTAGGATCTTTACTACACGGCCGGATACGGTTTTCGGAGTAACCTTCATGTGTATTGCGCCTGAGCACCCGATTTCAGAGAAACTGGTTAGGGGGAAGCCCCAGGAAAAAGAAGCCCTTTTATTTATTAACAGGATTAAAAAACAGAGCGATGTGGAAAGGGTAGCGGAAGGCGCCAGGAAAGAGGGTGTCTTCACCGGCTCTTATTGCATAAATCCCTTTAACGACGAACGCGTGCCCATATACATAGCCAACTTCGTCCTCATGGGATATGGGACCGGAATAATAATGTGTGTTCCCGCCCATGACCAGAGGGACTTTGAATTTGCCAAGGAATACGGTTTGCCGATTAAAATTGTAATTCGGCCTGGAGGGGCGATTCATGAATCGCCCTTGAATGTAGAGGACATGGAACATGCCTATGAGGAGCCGGGCATAATGGTCAACTCCGGTGAATTCTCCGGGCTTCCGTCCGAGGCGGGGAAAGAAAAAGTCATCCAGCATGTCGAGTCTAAGGGATTTGGGAAAAGGCAGGTAAATTACCGGTTGAGGGATTGGGGCATATCCCGTCAGAGATACTGGGGAGCGCCTATACCGGTCGTCTATTGTGATAACTGCGGCGCCGTGCCCGTTCCCGATGAGGAGCTTCCGGTAGAGCTTCCTCTGGACGTAGAGTTCACCGGCAAGGGCGGTTCTCCCCTCGCTAAATTGGAGGGTTTCATAAAAACCAAGTGTCCCAAGTGCGGAGAGGATGCCAGGAGAGAGACGGACACGATGGACACCTTTGTGGAGTCGTCCTGGTATTTCCTGAGATATCCTTCCCCGAATTATGACAAAGGCATGTTCGACGAGGAGAAGGTTCGATACTGGCTTCCGGTTGACCAATATATAGGCGGCATCGAGCACGCCATCCTTCATTTACTCTACGCCAGATTCTACACCAAGGTATTGAGGGACCTGGACATGGGCAGCTTGGACGAACCCTTTTCCAACCTCCTCACCCAAGGGATGGTCATCAAAGACGGAGCCAAGATGTCTAAGTCTATCGGGAACATAGTGGACCCGGATGACATGATAGAGAAATACGGAGCGGATACGGTTCGGGTCTTCATGCTTTTTGCCGCTCCCGTCCAGAAGGATTTAGATTGGAGCGATGAGGGAATCGAAGGCGCATACCGGTTTCTAAACCGGGTGTGGCGCTTGGTTTATGATTTTAGAATGCGGATTGCAGAATGCGGAATAAAGGATTTTCCAAATCCGAAATCGGCAGGTCCGCAATCGAAGGAGCTTCTGGTCAAGGTTCACAAGACCATAAAAAAGGTCACCGATGATTTAGAAAGATTTCAGTTTAACACGGCGATTGCCGCAGTGATGGAGCTTTACAACTCCATATCCCGATTCGAGCCAGAGGGGAACGACGACTTCGCCGTGCTCAGGGAAGCAGTCGAAGCCATAGTGCGCTTGCTCTACCCTATGGCCCCCCATATATCCGAAGAACTGTGGCAAGCCTTGGGATTTGAAGAAACACTAGTGGACAAGCCTTGGATAGAATGGAATAAAGAGTTAGTAGAGAGTGCGGCGATAACGGTGGTGCTCCAGGTTAATGGAAAGGTAAGAAGCCAGGTGCTGATGGACTCGGACTCGGGCCAGGAAGAGATGAAGGAGGCGGCATTCTCTGATGAAAAGGTGAAAAACTATATCGCTGGAAAAGAAATCAAGAAGGTCATCGTCGTACCCAAAAAACTGGTGAATATAGTGGTGTAA
- a CDS encoding uracil-DNA glycosylase, whose translation MNLQSELKEILDELRRCFEFQRILGLESVVLSYPREEEKPKAPMKQPTRIHDDKEKSVIKIEEQLSIFDRSAKKLTLEEIREEIGDCTRCKLHQGRTNIVFGEGNPKARLVFVGEGPGEEEDKQARPFVGRAGQLLTKIIAAMGFKRSDVYICNVVKCRPPGNRTPEPDETGTCEQFLFKQLRAINPEVIVCLGSVAAQSVLKTKEKLGNLRGKFHSYGRSKVMVTYHPAALLRNPGFKKPLWEDMQVVMKEMGVSKGVDVSKSREQF comes from the coding sequence ATGAACTTGCAGTCAGAGTTAAAAGAAATATTAGATGAACTAAGAAGATGCTTTGAGTTTCAGAGGATTCTCGGACTCGAATCCGTGGTGTTGTCGTATCCCAGAGAGGAAGAAAAACCTAAAGCTCCGATGAAGCAACCAACCCGCATTCACGATGACAAGGAGAAGTCGGTCATAAAAATAGAGGAGCAGCTAAGCATCTTTGACCGGAGCGCAAAAAAACTCACCCTCGAAGAAATTCGGGAGGAAATCGGCGACTGCACCAGATGTAAGCTCCATCAGGGGAGGACGAACATAGTATTCGGGGAGGGAAATCCAAAAGCGAGGCTTGTGTTTGTGGGAGAGGGACCGGGAGAAGAAGAAGACAAGCAGGCGAGACCCTTCGTGGGAAGAGCCGGGCAATTACTGACAAAAATAATCGCCGCAATGGGGTTTAAACGGTCTGATGTTTATATATGCAACGTGGTTAAATGCCGTCCCCCCGGAAATAGGACTCCGGAGCCCGATGAAACCGGAACCTGCGAGCAGTTTCTTTTCAAACAGCTTCGCGCTATAAACCCGGAGGTGATTGTCTGCCTGGGGAGCGTCGCCGCCCAGTCTGTCTTAAAAACCAAGGAAAAGCTTGGAAACCTGAGAGGGAAATTTCATTCCTACGGAAGGTCGAAGGTTATGGTCACATACCATCCGGCGGCCCTCTTGAGAAACCCGGGATTCAAGAAACCCCTCTGGGAGGACATGCAGGTTGTGATGAAGGAGATGGGGGTTTCCAAGGGAGTCGATGTGTCTAAAAGTAGAGAGCAATTTTAG